The genomic region CGCCAGCGGCCGTCGGAGCCGCGGCGCAGCAGGCGGTGCACCTCGAGGCCCACCGCCAGGCGGTGCGCGGTCGCTCGGGGCAGGCCGGTGCGGTTGCACAACTCGGCCAGGCCACACGGATCTTTTGCTACGGCGTTCAACACGGCCACTGCCTTGTCCAGCACGCCGATCCCGCTATGCTGTCCCACAAGCCGATACTAACTTCCCAGACAGTGAGAAGTCCAGATCTGTCGGCGCGTCCAGACTGTGGGAGATGTCGCGATGAGCCGCACGCTCGCGGAGAAGGTGTGGGAGGCACACGTTGTGCGCCACGGCAGTGGCGCGGAGCCGGACCTGCTCTACATCGACCTCCACCTGCTGCACGAAGTAACCAGCCCCCAGGCGTTCGACGGGCTGCGCCTCGCCAACCGGAAGCTGCGCAGGCCGGACCTCACGATCGCCACCGAGGACCACAACGTCCCGACGTCGACATCGACAAGCCCATCGCGGACCCCGTGTCGCGCACGCAGGTCGAGACGCTTCGCCGCAACTGCGCGGAGTTCGGCGTGCGGCTGCACCCGATGGGCGATCTGGAGCAGGGCATCGTGCACGTGGTCGGCCCGCAGCTCGGCCTCACGCAGCCCGGCATGACCGTGGTGTGCGGTGACAGCCACACGTCCACGCACGGCGCGTTCGGCGCGCTGGCGTTCGGGATCGGCACTTCCGAGGTCGAGCACGTGATGGCGACGCAGACGTTGCCGTTGCGTCCGTTCAAGACGATGGCCATCACCGTCGAGGGCGCGCTCAAGCCGGGCGTCACGGCGAAGGACATCATCCTCGCGGTCATCGCGAAGATCGGTACCGGCGGCGGCCAGGGCTATGTCCTGGAGTACCGCGGTGCCGCCATCGAGGACCTGTCGATGGAAGCGCGCATGACGGTCTGCAACATGTCGATCGAGGCGGGTGCCCGCGCCGGCATGATCGCACCGGACGACACGACCTTCGACTACCTGAAGGGTCGTCCGCACGCTCCGTCCGGCGCGGACTGGGACGCCGCCGTCGAGTACTGGCGGACGCTGCGCACCGACGACGACGCCACGTTCGACGCCGAGGTGACGATCGACGCGGACGAGCTCACCCCCTTCGTGACGTGGGGCACCAACCCCGGTCAGGGCCTGCCCCTGGGTGCGACCGTTCCCGACCCCGAGGCGATCGCGGACGAGAACGAGCGCGTGGCCGCCGAGAAGGCGCTGACGTACATGGGGCTGCGGCCCGGCATGCCGCTGCGCGACATCCGCGTGGACACGGTGTTCCTCGGCTCGTGCACGAACGGGCGCATCGAGGACCTGCGGGCCGCCGCGGACGTGTTGAAGGGCAAGCACGTCGCTTCTGGAGTGCGGATGCTGGTCGTGCCCGGTTCGATGCGGGTGCGCGCGCAGGCCGAGCAGGAGGGCCTCGACAAGGTGTTCCTCGACGCCGGGGCCGAGTGGCGGCAGGCGGGCTGCTCGATGTGCCTTGGCATGAACCCGGATCAGCTGGCACCCGGCGAGCGCAGCGCGTCGACCTCGAACCGCAACTTCGAGGGCAGGCAGGGCAAGGGCGGCAGGACCCACCTCGTCTCACCGCTCGTCGCCGCCGCGACGGCCGTGCGCGGCACCCTGTCGGCCCCCGCAGACCTGGAGAACTGACCATGGACGCCTTCACCACCCACACCGGCGTCGGTGTGCCGCTGCGCAGGTCCAACGTGGACACCGACCAGATCATCCCGGCCGTCTACCTCAAGCGCGTGACGCGCACCGGGTTCGAGGACGGCCTCTTCGCCGCCTGGCGCGGTGACGAGCAGTTCATCCTCAACCAGGAGCCGTTCAAGGCGGGCAGCGTGCTGGTCGCCGGACCCGACTTCGGCACCGGGTCCTCCCGGGAGCACGCCGTCTGGGCGTTGATGGACTACGGCTTCCGGGTGGTCGTCTCGTCCCGGTTCGCCGACATCTTCCGGGGCAACGCCGGCAAGCAGGGCCTCGTCGCGGCCCAGTGCTCCCAGTCCGATGTCGAACTGCTGTGGAAGCTCCTCGAGTCGGAACCCGGCACGCCGGTCACCGTGGACCTCGCCGACAAGACAGTTCGCGCCAAGGACTTGGTGGCGCCCTTCGAGATCGACGACTACACCCGCTGGCGCCTGTTGGAAGGCCTCGACGACATCGCTTTGACACTGCGCCACGAGCCCGAGATCAGCGCATTTGAAGGCAATCGCCAGACTTGGTTGCCCACAACGGATCCGCTTCCGGCGGTCTGAGAGGGGGCCGGATTCTCCCCTTGAGAGGGGCGAATCCGGCGCCTGGAGTCCCTCGAAGGGGCGCAATTAGCCACGCCACAACGAAAATTTTGGCGTGGCGATTGGTATTTCTCGCGATTTGGGCCTACCGTTGCGTTCTAGTCGGCCCGACGCTAGGGCCGTGAGCGTCCTGGGAGGGACTGGAAGTGAACAAGGCCCAGCTCATCGAGGCGCTCGCCGAGCGCCTCGGAGACAAGAAGACCGCGGGTGCTGCTGTTGACGGCATCGTCGATGTGATCGTTCGTAGCGTCAACAAGGGCGAGAAGGTCAACATCACGGGCTTCGGCGTCTTCGAGAAGCGCGCCCGTGCGGCTCGCACCGCGCGCAACCCGCGCACGGGCGAGACCGTGAAGGTCAAGAAGACCAACGTGCCCGCGTTCCGCCCCGGCTCGACGTTCAAGGACGTCATCAGCGGAGCGAAGAAGCTGCCGAAGGCCGTTGCCGCCAAGGCTGCCGCGAAGCCCGCGGCCGCCGCCGCCGCGAAGCCCGCTGCCACCAAGGCTCCGGCGACCAAGGCCGCGACGACCCGCGCGACCACGCGCACCCACGGCCGCGGCCGCCACAAGGCGCCCGCGACCCGTCGCACCACCACCACGGCCGCCGCGGCGAAGACCACGGCTGCCAAGGCGCCCGCGAAGGCGACCGCCACCAAGGCGACCGCTGCGAAGACGACGGCTGCCAAGGCCACCGCCACCACCACGGCCAAGAAGGCCCCCGCCGCGAAGACGGCGGCGGCTGCCAAGCCCGCCGCCAAGACGACGGCTGCGGCCAAGCCGGCTGCTCGCAAGACGGCTGCCAAGAAGAAGTGAGACGGGCCTCCCGATTGGGAGGCTGCGTCACTTCAGCAGTTCAGAAGAACCACGCAAGGCCCCGGTGTGCGCACACCGGGGCTTGTGTGTTTTTCGGGCACTGCGCAGCCCCCTCGAATCACCGCGGTCCCAATACAAATAACGCTTGCCCCCGTCGGAACGGCCCCGGCACAAGCGAAACCGCCGCCCTCTCGGCCGACTTGGTTGCCAGGGGCGAACCTTTGCCGGGGCGAGCGGACGGCGGCGGTGAAACGGTGCTCAGCGAGCCTCGGCCCAGTTCACGGCTTCGGTAGCGCGGTGGCCAGGTAATGGGCCGACACCAGCGTTGGCCAGCGGGAAGGCGCGTCCGAAGTGGACCACGAGCCGAACGGGCGGGTGAAGGCGAGCACCCACGCGCTGCCCTTCTTGCAGGGGATCTCGGGCAGTCGCAGACCCCCCAGTTCGGCCAGCGTCTGCACCACCGACGGGATCACTCCGCCCTGCGAGCAGACGACCGCGCGGCCCTCCTGGGCGGCGACCTCCAGCAGCCGCACCAGACCGGCCTCCGGGTCCGGCCAGTAGCCCTCCTCGGACAGCCGCGGCTCCTCCTCCACGCCCACGGCCAGGTCCTCGGCCACGCCCCGCACGGTGTCCGCGCACCGCACCCTGGGCGCTGTGTGGACGCGTGTGGGCGCCCAGAGGGGCAACACCGCCCGCAGCGCCTCCGCCTGCTTCCAGCCGGCGTCCGAGAGCGGCCTGAGGTCGTCGTCGTCCTGCCACTCCGACCGCTTGCCCGCCTTCGCGTGCCGCACCAGCAACACCAGCGACAGGTCGGCGGGCAACCGGGTGAACTCGGCCAGCACGGCGCGGTCCGGTGCGTAGCTCAGCAACGCCGGCGCCTCGGCGACCGGCAGCCAGCGCAGCTCGTCGACCTCGTCGTTCACCTCGAACGAACCCGACACCGCCTCGGCCGCGTAGTAGTCGACGGTCTTCGGCACACCGCGCACGTCGTAGGAGACCTGCCGCAGGTGCCTGCCGAGCACACACGCGTACCCGGTCTCCTCGGCGATCTCCCGCACGGCGCACTGGGGAATCGTCTCCCCGCGGTCGAGCTTTCCCTTGGGCAACGACCAGTCGTCATAACGCGGGCGGTGCACCAGTGCGACTTCGACGTCACCGTCGGCATCGCGCCAGAGCACCGCCCCAGCAGCTTTGATCACCCAAGAGCTCCGTGCTTGTGCAGCAGTTCCATTTGGTGGTCGCGCACGGACGTGCCGTCCGAAGGCGAGGCTTCCCATTCTCCGTCACTGCGCAGCACCCAGCAGCGCGTGTGCGGGTCCAGGGCCGAGACGAACATGTTCGAGAGCTGGGCGACCAGGCGCGGGTCCGCCACGCGCACGGCGACCTCGACGCGGCGGTCCAGGTTGCGGTGCATCATGTCCGCGCTGCCGATCCAGAACTCGTCGCAGCCGACGAACTGGAACACCCGCGAGTGCTCCAGGAACCGGCCGAGGATCGAGCGCACGTTGATGTTGTCGGACAGTCCCTTGATGCCGGGCTTCAACCCGCAGATGCCGCGCACCACCACGTCGACCGGCACCCCGGCCTGCGACGCGCGGTACAGCGCGTCGATGACCTGCTCGTCCACGAGCGAGTTCACCTTGATGCGCACACCGGACGGACGGCCCGCCTGCGCGTGCTCGATCTCGCGGTCGATCCGCTCCACGATCCCCTTGCGCACGCCGTAGGGCGCGACCAGCAGCGTGCGGTACTCGTCCTGGCGCGCGTAGCCGGTCAGCACGTTGAACAGGTCCGTGAGGTCGGCGCCGATCGTCGGTTCCGCCGTGAGGATGCCGACGTCCTCGTACAGCCGCGCGGTCTTCGGGTTGTAGTTGCCGGTGCCGATGTGGCAGTAGCGGCGGATCGTCGACCCCTCCTGGCGCACCACCAGCGAGGTCTTGCAGTGGGTCTTCAGGCCCACCAGGCCGTACACCACGTGCACGCCCGCCTTCTCCAGCGTGCGGGCCCACTTGATGTTCGCCTGCTCGTCGAAGCGCGCCTTGATCTCCACCAGCGCCACGACCTGCTTGCCCGCCTCGGCCGCGTCGATCAGCGCGTCCACGATCGGGGAGTCGCCGGAGGTGCGGTACAGGGTCTGCTTGATGGCCAGCACGTGCGGGTCGGCGGCGGCCTGCTCGATGAAGCGCTGCACCGACGTGGAGAACGAGTCGTACGGGTGGTGCACGAGCACGTCACCCTCGCGCAGCGTCGCGAAGACGCTCTTCGGCGTCTCCCGCTCGCCGAACGCCGGGTGCGTGGCCGGCACGAACGCCGGGTCCTTCAACGTCTTGCGGTCGATGCCGTAGAGCTGCCACAGGCACGACAGGTCGAGCAGGCCGGGCACGGTCACGACGTCGTGCGGGTCGACGTCCATCTCCCGCAGCAGCAGTTCGAGCATGTGCTCGGTCATGTCGTCGGCCACCTCGAGCCGCACAGGCGGGCCGAAGCGGCGGCGGGCGAGCTCGCGTTCCAGCGCCTGCAACAGGTCCTCGTCGCGGTCCTCCTCGACCTCCAGGTCGGCGTTGCGGGTCACCCGGAACGCGTGGCACTCGATGACCTGCATGCCGGCGAAGAGCTCGTTGAGGTGTGCGGCGATCAGCTCCTCCAACGGCAGGAAGGTCGCCGACGACGACGAGCGGTCCGCCTCGACCCGCACCAGGCGCGGCACGTTGTCCGGCACCTTCACGCGGGCGAAGCGCTCACCACCGCCCTCGGGGTCGCGCACGGTCACCGCGAGGTTCAGCGACAGCCCGGAGATGTACGGGAACGGGTGCGCCGGGTCGACCGCCAGCGGCGTGAGCACCGGGAAGACCTGTTCGCTGAAGTAGTTGGAGAGCCTCAGCCGGTCGTAGTCGGTGAGGTCGCCCCACGTCACGATGCTGATCCGGTGCT from Lentzea guizhouensis harbors:
- a CDS encoding RNA degradosome polyphosphate kinase, yielding MRGVSTENTDGQATPPRRRATRSKAAETPPAADTRKQPRAATRRASNPPRRKTQPTQPVATPVRGVPSAPPAVTSSALPTDLPDDRYFNRELSWLDFNSRVLALAEDSSQPLLERAKFLAIFASNLDEFYMVRVAGLKRRAETGLTVRSADGLTPLEQLVAISKRSQELVEQHARAFLDHIRPGLEEHRISIVTWGDLTDYDRLRLSNYFSEQVFPVLTPLAVDPAHPFPYISGLSLNLAVTVRDPEGGGERFARVKVPDNVPRLVRVEADRSSSSATFLPLEELIAAHLNELFAGMQVIECHAFRVTRNADLEVEEDRDEDLLQALERELARRRFGPPVRLEVADDMTEHMLELLLREMDVDPHDVVTVPGLLDLSCLWQLYGIDRKTLKDPAFVPATHPAFGERETPKSVFATLREGDVLVHHPYDSFSTSVQRFIEQAAADPHVLAIKQTLYRTSGDSPIVDALIDAAEAGKQVVALVEIKARFDEQANIKWARTLEKAGVHVVYGLVGLKTHCKTSLVVRQEGSTIRRYCHIGTGNYNPKTARLYEDVGILTAEPTIGADLTDLFNVLTGYARQDEYRTLLVAPYGVRKGIVERIDREIEHAQAGRPSGVRIKVNSLVDEQVIDALYRASQAGVPVDVVVRGICGLKPGIKGLSDNINVRSILGRFLEHSRVFQFVGCDEFWIGSADMMHRNLDRRVEVAVRVADPRLVAQLSNMFVSALDPHTRCWVLRSDGEWEASPSDGTSVRDHQMELLHKHGALG
- a CDS encoding HU family DNA-binding protein, with the protein product MNKAQLIEALAERLGDKKTAGAAVDGIVDVIVRSVNKGEKVNITGFGVFEKRARAARTARNPRTGETVKVKKTNVPAFRPGSTFKDVISGAKKLPKAVAAKAAAKPAAAAAAKPAATKAPATKAATTRATTRTHGRGRHKAPATRRTTTTAAAAKTTAAKAPAKATATKATAAKTTAAKATATTTAKKAPAAKTAAAAKPAAKTTAAAKPAARKTAAKKK
- the leuD gene encoding 3-isopropylmalate dehydratase small subunit, which gives rise to MDAFTTHTGVGVPLRRSNVDTDQIIPAVYLKRVTRTGFEDGLFAAWRGDEQFILNQEPFKAGSVLVAGPDFGTGSSREHAVWALMDYGFRVVVSSRFADIFRGNAGKQGLVAAQCSQSDVELLWKLLESEPGTPVTVDLADKTVRAKDLVAPFEIDDYTRWRLLEGLDDIALTLRHEPEISAFEGNRQTWLPTTDPLPAV
- a CDS encoding NUDIX hydrolase, producing MKAAGAVLWRDADGDVEVALVHRPRYDDWSLPKGKLDRGETIPQCAVREIAEETGYACVLGRHLRQVSYDVRGVPKTVDYYAAEAVSGSFEVNDEVDELRWLPVAEAPALLSYAPDRAVLAEFTRLPADLSLVLLVRHAKAGKRSEWQDDDDLRPLSDAGWKQAEALRAVLPLWAPTRVHTAPRVRCADTVRGVAEDLAVGVEEEPRLSEEGYWPDPEAGLVRLLEVAAQEGRAVVCSQGGVIPSVVQTLAELGGLRLPEIPCKKGSAWVLAFTRPFGSWSTSDAPSRWPTLVSAHYLATALPKP